A window from Exiguobacterium marinum DSM 16307 encodes these proteins:
- a CDS encoding PTS lactose/cellobiose transporter subunit IIA, with protein sequence MVSETIDISPEDIFGLIALSGDAKASYHQAMLLMQEGKKEEAEAAVVAGDATLKEAHAIQTKFVTLEAQGKSATVGVLMVHAQDHLMNTILVKEMLGYMMNMQNEINELKGMDQQ encoded by the coding sequence ATGGTTTCGGAAACAATTGACATCTCACCGGAAGATATTTTCGGTCTCATCGCCCTCTCGGGTGACGCCAAAGCGAGCTATCATCAAGCGATGCTCCTCATGCAAGAAGGAAAAAAAGAAGAAGCCGAGGCAGCGGTTGTTGCTGGTGACGCGACATTAAAAGAAGCACATGCGATTCAAACGAAATTCGTCACGCTCGAAGCACAAGGTAAATCGGCAACAGTCGGTGTCCTCATGGTGCACGCGCAAGATCACTTGATGAACACGATTCTCGTCAAAGAAATGCTTGGATATATGATGAACATGCAAAACGAAATCAACGAATTGAAAGGAATGGATCAACAATGA
- a CDS encoding PTS sugar transporter subunit IIB: MIKIGLFCAAGMSTSMLVEKMKAVASERGIEAEIAAYPESEMETYVDNIDVALLGPQVKYLLSKGKQICEPKGVPIDVINTVDYGMMNGAKVLDHSLKLVNK, encoded by the coding sequence ATGATTAAAATCGGACTCTTCTGTGCGGCAGGTATGTCAACAAGTATGTTAGTAGAAAAAATGAAAGCGGTTGCCTCTGAACGTGGCATCGAAGCTGAAATCGCAGCTTACCCAGAATCAGAGATGGAAACTTACGTCGACAACATCGACGTCGCGCTTCTTGGACCACAAGTGAAGTATCTTCTTTCAAAAGGGAAGCAAATCTGCGAACCAAAAGGTGTTCCAATCGACGTCATCAACACAGTTGACTACGGCATGATGAACGGCGCAAAAGTATTAGACCACTCATTAAAACTTGTAAATAAATAA
- a CDS encoding GH1 family beta-glucosidase yields MHFKKDFVFGTATSSYQIEGAHNEGGRTPSIWDMFCDIDGRVFEKHNGDVACDHYHRYEEDIQHIKKLGVDTYRFSIAWPRIFPAKGEYNPEGMAFYKNLALRLREEGIKPAVTIYHWDLPMWAHEEGGWVNRESVDWFLDYAKVCFEELDDIVDSWITHNEPWCAGFLGYHVGVHAPGHRDMNEAVRAVHHMLLSHGKAVELLKREMKSTTPIGITLNLSPMYAKTDSANDRLAMNNADGYSNRWFLDPVFKGEYPVDMMNLFSKYVHNFDFIQSGDMETISTACDFFGINFYSRGIVEFNAANDFLKADAYSDYEKTGMGWDIAPNEFKDLIRRLRAEYTDLPIYITENGAAFDDVLENGEVHDDNRIDYVRQHLEAVSDLNDEGMNIQGYYLWSLMDNFEWSFGYEKRFGILYIDFETQERIWKDSAKWYAGVIADHKAKHADSVEA; encoded by the coding sequence ATGCATTTTAAGAAAGACTTCGTATTCGGAACAGCCACGTCCTCGTACCAAATTGAAGGCGCACACAATGAAGGAGGCCGTACTCCTTCCATCTGGGATATGTTTTGTGACATCGACGGGCGCGTGTTTGAAAAGCATAACGGCGATGTCGCATGTGACCACTACCATCGTTACGAAGAAGACATTCAGCACATCAAAAAACTAGGTGTCGATACGTATCGATTCTCCATCGCGTGGCCACGCATCTTCCCTGCCAAGGGAGAGTATAACCCAGAAGGTATGGCGTTCTACAAAAACTTGGCGCTGCGTCTCCGTGAAGAAGGAATCAAACCAGCCGTCACCATTTATCATTGGGACCTTCCGATGTGGGCTCACGAAGAAGGTGGTTGGGTCAACCGTGAATCGGTCGACTGGTTCCTCGATTATGCGAAAGTCTGTTTTGAAGAGCTCGATGACATCGTCGACTCTTGGATCACTCATAATGAGCCTTGGTGTGCCGGCTTCCTTGGCTACCACGTCGGTGTTCACGCACCGGGTCATCGTGACATGAACGAAGCGGTACGCGCCGTGCACCACATGTTGTTGTCGCACGGAAAAGCGGTCGAATTGTTGAAGCGAGAGATGAAGTCCACGACCCCGATCGGTATCACGCTCAACTTGTCACCGATGTACGCGAAGACGGATTCGGCGAATGACCGCCTTGCGATGAACAATGCCGACGGGTATTCGAATCGCTGGTTCCTCGATCCGGTCTTCAAAGGTGAGTATCCGGTCGACATGATGAACTTGTTCTCCAAATATGTGCATAACTTCGATTTCATCCAATCGGGTGATATGGAGACCATCTCGACAGCTTGTGATTTCTTCGGCATCAACTTCTATAGCCGTGGCATTGTCGAGTTCAACGCAGCAAATGATTTTTTGAAGGCAGACGCTTACTCGGACTACGAGAAGACGGGCATGGGCTGGGATATCGCCCCGAACGAATTCAAAGACCTGATCCGTCGTTTACGCGCCGAGTATACTGACCTTCCCATCTACATTACAGAGAACGGCGCCGCATTTGACGACGTGCTAGAAAATGGCGAAGTCCATGACGATAACCGGATCGACTACGTCCGCCAGCACCTCGAAGCCGTCTCTGACTTGAACGATGAAGGCATGAACATTCAAGGCTACTACCTCTGGTCGCTCATGGATAATTTCGAATGGAGCTTCGGATACGAGAAGCGCTTCGGCATCCTCTATATCGACTTTGAGACGCAAGAGCGCATCTGGAAAGACAGCGCGAAGTGGTATGCCGGTGTCATCGCCGACCATAAGGCCAAACACGCGGATAGCGTCGAGGCGTAA
- a CDS encoding PTS sugar transporter subunit IIC, whose product MSRLERVFEKFTPAFVRFANAKPVLAIKDGFILTMPMTIIGSLFLLILALPIPGWADFMSGLFGADWSLPLTQVVGATFDILALIGVFGIAYSYVKNEKIEGVPAGILGIISFLIITQASVLSESGEFVGGVIPKVWTGGQGVLAAIIVGLAVGFIYSQFIKRGISIKMPDGVPPGVSNSFSALVPGLAIISLAVATFAIFQAVAERTFTEVIYDVLQAPLQNLTDTLAGAVIIMVLMSVMWWCGIHGAAILMGIMGPLLTANALQNQAILDAGGTLVAGENAKIVTIQFLDVFTKLGGSGITIGFIIAVLIVARSAHLKQLGKLSLAPSIFNINEPVIFGMPIVFNPIMFVPFVVVPAIASFMVYFAILWGWVEPFNALQVPWTTPPVISGFLIGGWRAALLQIATIAMAVAVYLPFVRIQDRVSYGEELKAQEGSDQASA is encoded by the coding sequence ATGAGCCGCTTAGAAAGAGTATTTGAAAAGTTCACCCCTGCTTTTGTTCGCTTCGCGAATGCCAAGCCCGTCCTTGCGATTAAGGACGGGTTCATCCTCACGATGCCGATGACCATCATCGGATCGCTGTTCCTTCTCATCCTGGCGTTACCGATTCCAGGTTGGGCCGACTTCATGTCAGGTCTATTCGGAGCAGACTGGTCACTCCCGCTCACGCAAGTCGTCGGCGCGACGTTTGACATTCTTGCTTTGATCGGTGTTTTTGGAATCGCTTACTCATACGTCAAGAACGAAAAGATCGAAGGAGTGCCTGCCGGTATTCTCGGGATCATCTCATTCCTCATCATCACGCAAGCTTCTGTCTTGTCTGAGTCTGGCGAATTCGTCGGTGGCGTCATTCCAAAAGTATGGACAGGTGGACAAGGTGTCCTCGCTGCTATCATCGTCGGACTAGCAGTCGGGTTTATCTACTCGCAGTTCATCAAACGCGGAATCAGCATTAAAATGCCAGACGGTGTCCCACCAGGCGTATCGAACTCATTCTCTGCCCTTGTTCCTGGTTTGGCGATCATCTCGCTCGCCGTTGCGACGTTCGCGATTTTCCAAGCGGTTGCAGAGCGTACGTTTACAGAAGTCATCTATGATGTTCTTCAAGCACCACTTCAAAACTTGACAGATACACTTGCTGGAGCCGTCATCATCATGGTGCTCATGTCCGTCATGTGGTGGTGTGGGATTCACGGTGCCGCGATCCTCATGGGAATTATGGGACCGCTTCTCACAGCGAACGCACTTCAAAACCAAGCCATCCTCGATGCAGGCGGTACGCTTGTCGCTGGCGAGAACGCAAAAATCGTTACAATCCAGTTCCTCGATGTGTTCACGAAACTCGGTGGTTCAGGAATCACAATCGGCTTCATCATTGCCGTCTTAATCGTTGCACGATCGGCACACTTAAAGCAGCTTGGGAAGTTGTCACTTGCCCCGAGTATCTTCAACATCAATGAGCCGGTCATCTTCGGGATGCCAATCGTCTTCAACCCGATTATGTTCGTCCCATTCGTCGTCGTGCCAGCCATCGCTTCATTCATGGTCTACTTCGCCATCCTTTGGGGTTGGGTCGAGCCGTTCAACGCACTTCAAGTACCATGGACGACACCTCCAGTCATCTCTGGATTCTTGATCGGCGGATGGCGCGCTGCTCTCTTACAGATTGCAACAATTGCCATGGCCGTTGCTGTCTACCTCCCGTTCGTTCGCATTCAAGACCGCGTCTCTTACGGTGAAGAGTTGAAAGCACAAGAAGGCTCTGATCAAGCATCAGCCTGA
- a CDS encoding GntR family transcriptional regulator has protein sequence MSPKYKQVASQIEADIVNHVYQHTNKLLTEDEYANKYGVSRNTVRKAIEILVNKGYVYQVQGSGVFVRDHYNSDYINLEKLQGLTSDFSGRKVETRVLHFEQTVANDEVAERMKCPIGTPVYFVKRLRLVDDHPFSVEDSYFRKELVIYLDENIVQKSIYTYLRSDQKLAIGFADRVIYADFLDSESADLLDLNENDPALIVDNTVYLTNGQIFDVSRSIHHFKHVKMLKVSNIKS, from the coding sequence ATGTCTCCGAAGTACAAGCAAGTTGCAAGTCAGATTGAAGCGGACATCGTCAATCACGTCTATCAACATACGAATAAATTATTGACCGAGGATGAGTATGCCAATAAATATGGCGTCAGCCGCAATACGGTCCGAAAAGCAATCGAGATCCTCGTCAACAAAGGATACGTCTATCAAGTTCAAGGGAGCGGCGTCTTCGTCCGTGACCATTACAATAGCGATTACATCAATTTAGAAAAACTCCAAGGTCTCACAAGTGACTTCAGCGGTCGAAAAGTCGAGACACGCGTCTTACACTTCGAACAGACGGTCGCGAACGATGAGGTCGCCGAACGGATGAAGTGCCCAATCGGGACACCCGTCTACTTCGTGAAACGGCTACGTCTCGTCGATGATCACCCGTTCTCAGTGGAGGATTCGTACTTCCGAAAAGAGCTCGTCATCTATCTGGATGAGAATATCGTCCAAAAGTCGATCTATACGTACTTACGAAGCGACCAAAAACTCGCCATCGGATTTGCCGATCGTGTCATTTATGCAGATTTTTTAGATTCAGAATCTGCCGACCTGCTCGACTTGAACGAGAACGATCCGGCCTTGATTGTCGATAATACCGTCTATTTAACGAACGGACAAATCTTCGACGTCTCTCGTTCCATCCACCATTTTAAACATGTCAAAATGCTCAAAGTCTCGAACATCAAGTCCTAA
- a CDS encoding GH1 family beta-glucosidase gives MKMPKDFLFGAASASYQVEGAWNEDGKGLSNWDVFSKIPGKTFENTNGDVAVDHYHRYKEDIALMAEMGLESYRFSISWPRVFPNGTGEVNEKGLEFYNNLIDECLKHDIVPFVTLYHWDLPQALEEKGGWKNKETVDAFVRFADTCFQSFGDRVNHWITFNEAVIFCSLGYLTGAHPPGIEGDVKGYFQTTHNVFVAHARAVELFKQSGHTGEIGITHVFNPAFSIDDAEENKFAEMHANAYATHWFYDPILKGEYPEYVVNALSEQGLLPDMTEEELDVLKRTAPMNDFIGLNYYSPQRVMKNDSVLVMAGGRENSTGRPGNPSFDGVYKTVKMDDKVYTKWDWEISPEAFLAGMHMLKDRYGDVKIYITENGLGDVDPIVDGEIMDTPRIEYIEGHLRAVKHAVQQGINVAGYYAWSAIDLLSWLNGYKKQYGFIYVDHNNGLARKKKQSFHWYKEIIATRAEDL, from the coding sequence TTGAAAATGCCTAAAGATTTCTTGTTCGGCGCTGCTTCGGCCTCTTATCAGGTCGAAGGCGCATGGAACGAGGACGGGAAAGGCCTCTCGAACTGGGACGTCTTCTCGAAAATTCCTGGTAAGACATTTGAAAACACAAACGGCGACGTCGCAGTCGACCATTACCATCGTTATAAAGAAGACATCGCGCTCATGGCGGAGATGGGACTCGAATCATATCGCTTCTCGATTTCATGGCCACGCGTCTTCCCGAACGGTACGGGTGAAGTGAACGAAAAAGGACTCGAGTTTTACAACAACTTGATCGATGAGTGTTTGAAACATGACATCGTCCCATTCGTCACGCTCTACCATTGGGACCTCCCACAAGCACTTGAAGAAAAAGGCGGCTGGAAGAACAAAGAGACAGTTGACGCATTCGTCCGGTTCGCGGATACTTGCTTCCAATCGTTCGGTGACCGTGTCAATCACTGGATCACGTTCAACGAAGCGGTCATCTTCTGCTCACTTGGATACTTAACAGGCGCACACCCGCCAGGCATCGAAGGCGACGTCAAAGGTTATTTCCAAACGACACATAACGTCTTCGTCGCCCACGCCCGTGCCGTCGAACTCTTCAAACAAAGCGGTCACACTGGCGAAATCGGAATCACACACGTGTTCAACCCGGCGTTCAGTATCGATGACGCAGAAGAGAACAAGTTTGCTGAAATGCACGCGAACGCTTACGCGACACATTGGTTTTATGACCCAATCTTAAAAGGTGAATACCCAGAGTACGTCGTGAACGCTCTAAGCGAACAAGGTCTTCTCCCTGACATGACGGAGGAAGAACTCGACGTCTTGAAACGGACCGCTCCGATGAACGACTTTATCGGTCTCAACTACTACAGCCCGCAGCGCGTCATGAAAAATGACTCGGTGCTCGTCATGGCTGGTGGACGTGAGAACTCGACAGGTCGCCCGGGTAATCCGTCATTCGATGGCGTCTACAAGACGGTCAAGATGGATGACAAAGTGTATACGAAGTGGGATTGGGAAATCTCACCGGAAGCGTTCCTCGCTGGGATGCATATGCTGAAAGATCGTTACGGCGACGTCAAGATCTATATCACAGAGAACGGTCTCGGTGATGTCGACCCGATCGTCGATGGTGAGATCATGGACACGCCACGTATCGAATACATCGAAGGACACCTTCGTGCAGTCAAACACGCTGTTCAACAAGGCATCAACGTTGCCGGTTACTATGCTTGGTCCGCAATCGACCTGCTCAGTTGGTTGAACGGTTATAAGAAACAATACGGCTTCATCTACGTCGACCACAACAACGGTCTCGCACGGAAGAAGAAACAGTCGTTCCACTGGTATAAAGAGATCATCGCCACGCGCGCTGAAGACCTATAA
- a CDS encoding DEAD/DEAH box helicase yields the protein MKEAEKSVLEAWHLIEALSPHNLPNNKEVEGEKFKDNQKQMTMAAFDLKSVDNEQLFQAVELKKASYYYIYYCDCYKQYQLVEVLRKLFSIEDELVNRLRQESYSFSFSVDQTGKYIKDSLVVPFIMYVMKEIKGKDQINYRYLEERFKSALDSLELKAQEILLNGITKSSVKKLRDEYIRYFYRIQKEESEGIKIEDEEEEEKLKNYRELNLVFFEKTKNGTENRKPLPNFYMGDLQNILSKDSINQTLLTYISGMNFEQRTHIDENRTYIEGMLQPLNLPSARWPSPVKHRLSLMQQVAVNQFFVENQDVSSVNGPPGTGKTTLLKDIFANVVVERARELAKLESPYKMFDDTVESIKLGGYSYPITKLNPAISSFSMVVASSNNGAVENISKDLPKKNEVIRDNSSEFDQQYAEEAKVLDLFPDVSSMLISNKEKVDTWGLFSVPLGKSKNIDKFAQHMFASEEENKKLDEDKKTLSAHLLQYKKSEVEKEWHSAVEEFNELSRQIESKKLHLQKIYEESNKVPVMTNKLMNLKESITNYESQLKDADKDKEELSKKRGIVDEQISLLPKRSFISRLFTKDEREMSLKEELFHILDALKEREAETTKVRNKKNQFITEVKNLEEELAKYDQLIKQYASESLIIPNEQYWNDDEEAYARRQINTPWVTDSLNYDRGLLFLKAMKLHKLALVCNADKINAAMRLLRFRKGLDLNNQEHRKVKKEVLKTVHLITPLVSTTFASFSAMYEGVGEDFIDYLFIDEAGQATPQQAAGAIWRAKRVLAVGDPLQVEPVVTIDQTILSDVRKYYNVSEEHVGMSASVQSLADRANPRGMNTTDTIWMGIPLWVHRRCSNPMFSIANEIAYGNKMVLASESSINTDNCKWYDCKGSVTKRQFVKEQGELLVHLLLNQKNEKGEVPNHYVITPFSAVKEELTKMLKNKGFSIEWIKQSVGTVHTFQGKEADIVYFVVGTDKNTKSSAEWSCKQPNLINVAVTRAKKEFHIIGDYSLLSPMKNYATIAKHAKVIHPQKV from the coding sequence GTGAAAGAAGCTGAGAAGTCAGTATTAGAGGCATGGCATTTAATCGAAGCGTTATCCCCACACAATCTTCCGAATAATAAAGAAGTAGAGGGAGAAAAGTTTAAAGATAATCAAAAACAAATGACAATGGCTGCATTTGATTTGAAATCGGTTGATAATGAACAACTATTTCAAGCAGTCGAATTAAAAAAAGCTTCGTACTATTATATTTACTATTGTGATTGCTATAAACAATATCAATTAGTTGAGGTGTTACGAAAGCTCTTTAGTATAGAAGATGAGTTAGTGAATAGGTTGAGGCAGGAATCATATAGTTTTTCTTTCTCGGTTGACCAAACCGGAAAGTACATAAAGGATTCATTGGTCGTTCCATTTATAATGTACGTTATGAAAGAAATAAAGGGGAAAGATCAAATCAATTATAGGTATCTTGAAGAAAGGTTCAAGAGTGCTCTTGACTCCTTAGAGTTGAAGGCGCAAGAAATACTTTTGAACGGGATAACTAAATCATCAGTAAAAAAACTTCGAGACGAATATATTCGTTATTTCTATAGAATTCAAAAAGAAGAAAGCGAAGGAATCAAAATAGAAGATGAAGAGGAAGAAGAGAAGTTAAAAAATTACCGTGAATTGAACTTGGTATTCTTTGAGAAAACAAAAAATGGAACCGAAAACCGAAAACCGTTACCGAATTTTTATATGGGTGATTTACAAAACATATTATCAAAAGACAGTATCAATCAAACGTTATTAACTTATATCTCGGGTATGAACTTTGAGCAACGCACACATATCGACGAAAACCGTACATATATTGAAGGTATGCTTCAACCATTAAATCTCCCTTCTGCACGTTGGCCATCACCGGTTAAGCATCGTCTGTCTCTCATGCAACAAGTAGCCGTCAATCAGTTTTTTGTAGAGAATCAGGATGTCAGTTCCGTAAATGGACCACCTGGAACGGGAAAAACCACTTTATTAAAAGATATATTCGCAAATGTTGTGGTCGAGCGAGCTAGGGAACTAGCAAAACTTGAAAGTCCGTACAAAATGTTTGACGACACAGTTGAATCAATCAAATTAGGAGGATATTCATATCCAATTACGAAGTTGAATCCGGCGATTAGCTCTTTTAGCATGGTAGTTGCATCAAGCAATAACGGGGCTGTAGAAAACATTTCGAAGGATTTACCGAAAAAGAACGAAGTGATTCGTGACAACTCTTCTGAATTCGATCAGCAGTACGCTGAAGAAGCAAAAGTACTCGACTTATTTCCAGATGTATCATCAATGCTGATATCTAATAAGGAGAAAGTTGATACATGGGGCTTGTTTTCAGTCCCACTCGGAAAATCAAAGAATATCGATAAATTTGCACAGCATATGTTTGCATCTGAGGAAGAGAATAAAAAACTCGACGAGGATAAAAAAACATTGTCTGCACATCTTCTTCAATACAAGAAGAGTGAGGTTGAAAAAGAGTGGCATAGCGCTGTTGAAGAGTTTAATGAGTTGAGCAGACAAATCGAAAGCAAGAAATTACATCTTCAAAAAATATATGAAGAATCTAATAAAGTTCCGGTGATGACGAACAAACTAATGAACCTTAAAGAGTCAATTACAAATTATGAGTCCCAATTGAAAGATGCGGATAAGGATAAGGAAGAGTTATCTAAAAAAAGAGGTATAGTAGACGAGCAAATTTCTCTTTTACCGAAACGCTCATTCATTTCACGTCTCTTTACTAAAGATGAACGTGAGATGAGCTTAAAGGAAGAGTTATTCCATATTTTAGATGCTCTAAAGGAACGTGAAGCAGAAACAACTAAAGTGAGAAATAAAAAGAATCAATTCATAACAGAAGTGAAAAATCTAGAGGAAGAGTTAGCGAAGTATGACCAACTAATTAAGCAATATGCGTCAGAGAGTTTAATTATCCCAAATGAACAGTATTGGAATGATGATGAGGAGGCGTACGCACGTAGACAAATCAATACACCGTGGGTAACGGATTCATTGAATTATGATCGAGGCTTGCTGTTTCTAAAAGCGATGAAACTCCATAAACTTGCACTGGTTTGTAATGCCGACAAAATTAATGCGGCGATGCGTTTATTACGCTTTCGTAAAGGTTTGGACTTAAATAATCAAGAGCATCGCAAAGTAAAAAAAGAAGTATTGAAAACGGTACATTTGATTACCCCTTTGGTTAGTACAACATTCGCTAGTTTTAGCGCCATGTATGAGGGCGTAGGCGAAGATTTTATCGATTATTTATTCATTGACGAAGCTGGACAAGCCACTCCTCAACAAGCTGCTGGTGCTATATGGAGAGCTAAACGGGTTCTTGCTGTAGGAGACCCGTTGCAGGTTGAACCCGTTGTCACGATTGATCAAACCATTTTGAGTGATGTGAGGAAGTACTATAATGTTTCCGAAGAACATGTCGGCATGAGTGCTTCAGTCCAGTCACTTGCGGATCGAGCGAACCCGAGAGGGATGAACACAACGGACACTATATGGATGGGCATTCCGCTATGGGTTCATCGACGGTGTAGCAATCCAATGTTTTCAATTGCGAATGAAATTGCATATGGAAACAAAATGGTGTTAGCTAGCGAATCATCAATAAATACTGATAACTGTAAATGGTATGACTGTAAAGGTAGTGTGACGAAGCGTCAGTTTGTAAAAGAGCAAGGAGAGTTATTAGTCCATCTCTTATTGAACCAAAAGAATGAAAAGGGTGAGGTGCCCAATCATTACGTCATTACACCTTTTTCAGCGGTAAAAGAAGAATTGACGAAAATGCTGAAGAATAAAGGGTTTTCGATTGAATGGATAAAACAAAGTGTCGGCACAGTTCATACGTTCCAAGGTAAGGAAGCGGATATCGTCTATTTTGTAGTCGGGACAGATAAAAATACAAAATCATCCGCTGAATGGTCATGTAAACAGCCAAATTTAATCAACGTTGCAGTAACGAGAGCAAAGAAAGAGTTTCATATTATTGGTGACTATAGCTTGTTATCACCAATGAAAAACTACGCAACAATAGCGAAACATGCTAAAGTCATCCATCCTCAGAAAGTATAA
- the glmS gene encoding glutamine--fructose-6-phosphate transaminase (isomerizing) — MCGIVGMIGQVGTKEILLKGLEKLEYRGYDSAGIALVGEDVRTFKEVGRIQALRDIVPADAEGTIGIGHTRWATHGVPSVPNAHPHQSTTGRFTLVHNGVIENDEQLKATLDVPFLSETDTEVIVQLMEKHFVELGDVEAAFRKTLSNLHGSYAIAMIDSEDKERIYIGKNKSPLLVGLGDGTFNVVASDAMAMLQVTDQYLELHDGEIVILTRESATIKTLDGDVLERAPYTAEIDASDIEKGTYAHYMLKEMDEQPAVIRNIIQHYQNENGDIELTEGVRELVSEADRVYIVACGTSYNAGLVGKDILERIAGIPTEVHVSSEFGYNMPLLSERPLFVFLSQSGETADSRAVLVEVKKRGYKALTMTNVPGSTLSREANETMLLHAGPEIAVASTKAYTAQIAVLAILAYDIARATGKELPFDLMPELARVATIMDSVMAQKELFEDLAERYLKTTPNTFFIGRGLDASVCLEGALKVKEISYIQAEGYPGGELKHGSIALIEDGTPVIALISQPKTNLNIRGNVKEVVARGANACIISMQGVEHENDDFILPHVEPLLAPLINVLPVQLMAYYAALARGCDVDKPRNLAKSVTVE; from the coding sequence ATGTGTGGAATCGTAGGGATGATCGGACAAGTTGGAACGAAAGAGATTTTATTGAAAGGGCTCGAAAAGCTCGAGTATCGCGGCTACGACTCGGCAGGGATTGCCTTAGTCGGCGAGGACGTTCGTACGTTCAAAGAAGTGGGGCGAATCCAAGCACTCCGTGACATCGTACCGGCTGACGCTGAAGGGACGATTGGAATCGGTCATACGCGTTGGGCGACACACGGGGTACCGAGCGTGCCGAACGCCCACCCGCACCAAAGTACGACAGGACGCTTCACGCTTGTGCATAACGGCGTGATCGAGAACGACGAGCAATTGAAAGCCACACTCGACGTCCCGTTCCTTTCAGAGACGGATACGGAAGTCATCGTTCAGCTCATGGAGAAGCACTTCGTCGAGCTCGGTGACGTCGAGGCGGCGTTCCGCAAGACGCTCTCGAACCTCCACGGCTCATACGCGATCGCGATGATCGACTCAGAGGACAAAGAGCGCATCTATATCGGGAAGAACAAGTCACCACTCCTCGTCGGACTCGGTGACGGCACATTCAACGTCGTCGCATCGGACGCGATGGCGATGCTCCAGGTGACAGACCAGTACCTCGAGCTCCACGACGGCGAGATCGTCATCCTCACACGTGAGTCGGCGACGATCAAGACGCTCGACGGTGACGTGCTCGAACGTGCGCCATACACGGCCGAGATCGACGCATCAGACATCGAGAAGGGCACGTACGCGCACTACATGTTGAAGGAGATGGATGAGCAACCGGCCGTCATCCGCAACATCATCCAGCACTACCAGAACGAGAACGGCGACATCGAACTCACGGAAGGCGTGCGTGAACTCGTCTCAGAAGCGGACCGTGTCTATATCGTCGCATGTGGGACGAGCTATAACGCCGGACTCGTCGGGAAAGACATTTTAGAACGCATCGCCGGCATTCCGACAGAAGTGCACGTTTCTTCTGAATTCGGCTACAATATGCCGCTCTTAAGTGAACGTCCGTTATTCGTCTTCTTATCACAATCCGGTGAGACAGCGGACAGCCGTGCCGTCCTCGTCGAAGTGAAGAAACGCGGATACAAAGCACTTACCATGACGAATGTACCGGGATCGACGCTCTCACGCGAAGCGAACGAGACGATGCTCCTTCATGCCGGACCGGAGATTGCCGTCGCGTCGACGAAAGCATACACGGCACAGATTGCCGTCCTCGCGATTCTCGCGTACGACATCGCCCGTGCAACAGGTAAAGAGTTACCGTTTGATCTCATGCCAGAGCTCGCCCGTGTCGCGACCATTATGGACTCGGTCATGGCGCAAAAAGAATTGTTCGAAGACCTCGCGGAACGTTATTTGAAAACGACACCGAACACGTTCTTCATCGGGCGTGGGCTCGATGCGTCCGTCTGTCTCGAAGGGGCGCTCAAAGTAAAAGAGATCTCGTACATCCAAGCGGAGGGGTACCCAGGTGGGGAACTGAAGCACGGATCGATCGCCTTGATTGAAGACGGGACACCGGTCATCGCGCTCATCTCGCAACCGAAGACGAACTTGAACATTCGCGGGAATGTCAAAGAAGTCGTCGCCCGTGGCGCGAATGCCTGTATCATTTCGATGCAAGGCGTCGAACATGAGAATGATGAC